TCGACTCGGGCGTCGTGAAGGTCTCCGCGAGGCGCATCCCCAGCCGCCGCGTCACCGCGATCGAGCGGGTGTTGCGGGCGTTCACCATCGCCACCACGCTCGGTACGCCCGCCGCCCGCACCCGCTCCAGCGTCTGCCGGGCCGCCGCCGTCACATAGCCCCGGCCCCAGTGCTCCCGGCCCAGCCGCCAGCCGATCTCGATCTCCCCGGCCGGACCCCACTCGCCCGGCCAGGGCTGGGCCCCCGTGAAGCCGATGACCCGGTCCTCCTCGTCCAGCATCGTCCACAGGCAGAAGCCCAGTTCGGCGTCGTGCTTGCGCTGACGGGCCGTCAGCTCCTCGTAGACCGACAGCTCGGCGGACCGGCCGCCGTGGAACTCCATCACGTCCGGGTGGTCGAAGACCCGGTGCCAGGCGACGGCGTCCTCGTCGGTGGGGACACGCAGCCGTACCACGGGGAGCGTTCTGTTCACGGAGCAGCCCTTCAGCCGGGTGATCGATTCTGCTGAATAGACTGCCCGTGTCCAGTGCCGGTCGGCACGCTGATTTCGAACTTGGGGAGATCCCGCCGTGACCGAGCCCCTCCTCTCCGACAACACCGCCGACGTCATCGTCGTGGGCGCGGGGCCCGCCGGCTCCACCACCGCCTACCACCTCGCCAAGGCCGGGCTCGACGTCCTGCTGCTGGAGAAGACCGAGTTCCCGCGCGAGAAGGTGTGCGGCGACGGGCTCACCCCGCGCGCGGTCAAACAGCTCGTCGCCATGGGCATCGACATCTCCGAAGAGGCCGGCTGGCTGCGCAACAAGGGCCTGCGCATCATCGGCGGCGGCGTCCGGCTCCAGCTGGACTGGCCGGATCTCGCCTCCTTCCCGGACTACGGGCTGGTCCGCAAGCGCGACGACTTCGACGAGCAGCTCGCCCGGCAGGCGCAGAAGGCGGGCGCGCGGCTCCACGAGCGCTGCAACGTCTCCGGCCCGATCGTCGACGACCGCACCGGCCGCATCACCGGTGTCACCGCCAAGCTGGGCGAGGAGAAGCGGGAGGTCTCCTTCCACGCGCCGCTCGTCGTCGCCGCCGACGGCAACTCCACCCGCCTCTCCCTGGCGATGGGCCTGCACCGCCGCGAGGACCGCCCGATGGGCGTCGCCGTCCGCACCTACTTCACCTCCCCGCGCCACGAGGACGACTACCTGGAGTCCTGGCTGGAGCTGTGGGACCGCCGCGGTCCCGGCGAGGACCGGCTGCTGCCCGGCTACGGCTGGATCTTCGGCATGGGCGACGGCACGTCCAACGTCGGCCTCGGCGTCCTGAACACCTCCGACTCCTTCAAGGAGCTGGACTGGCGCGAGGTGCTGAAGGCGTGGTGCGCGTCCATGCCCGAGGACTGGGGCTACACCCCCGAGAACATGACCGGCCCGATCCGCGGCGCCGCCCTGCCGATGGCCTTCAACCGCCAGCCGCACTACACCAAGGGCCTGTTGCTGGTCGGCGACGCCGGCGGCCTGGTCAACCCGTTCAACGGCGAAGGCATCGCCTACGCCATGGAGTCCGGGCAGCTCGCCGCCGACGTCATCGTGCAGGCGCACGCACGGACCACGCCCGCCCAGCGGGAGGCCGCCCTCCAGCGCTACCCGCGCGTCCTGAAGGACACCTACGGCGGCTACTACACCCTCGGCCGCGCCTTCGTGAAGCTCATCGGCAACCCGAAGGTCATGAAGATCGCCGCACAGCGCGGCCTCACCCACCCGATGCTGATGAAGTTCACCCTCAAGCTGCTCGCCAACCTCACCGACCCGACGGGCGGCGACGCGATGGACCGCATCATCAACGGACTGACGAAGGTGGCGCCGAAGGCCTGATCACCCCCGCGGCGGCCCGGCGCTCGCCGTGCGCCGGGCCGCCGCGGTCAGCGCGAGCCCGGCCGCGGCGAGGGCGGCGCTGATCCAGGCGGCGGCGCGCTGGTCGCCGGTCGCCGCGGTGGCCGCCCCGGCCAGCAGGGGCCCGGCGACGGCGCCCGTGTTGAGTGCGGCCGTGGCGAACGAGCCGCCCAGCGCGGGCGCGTCGGAGGCGACCCGCAGCACCCGGTTCACCACCGCCGTACCGACCCCGAAGGACAGCGCGCCCTGCACCGTCGCCAGCGCGAACAACGGCACGGCGGCGGTCCCGGCCAGGGCGAGCGCCGCCCATCCCGCAGGCAGTGCCGCCGCCGCGAGCACCAGGCCGCGCCGCGGCCGCCCGGCGCCGTCGACCCCGCCGCCCGTGCGGCCGGTGACGGCCACCCCGGCGAACGCGCCCACCCCGAACGCCGCGAGCAGCCCGGGCACCGCCGCCTCGGGCAGCCGCGCGGTGTCCGTGGCGACGACGGCCAGACAGGCGAAGGTCGCGAACGTCGCCCCGTTGACGACGGCCGCGAGCGCCAGCGCCGAACGCACCGGGCGGGCCCGCAGCACCCCGATCTCACGGCGGACGCGGACCCGCGCGCGGCCGGCCGGATCGGCGGGCGCCGAGCGGTGCACCAGCGCCAGCGCGGGCAGGCACAGCGCGGCCACCGCCCAGAACGCCGCGCGCCAGCCCGCCCGCTCCCCGAGCAGCGCGCCCGCGGGCACCCCGACGACGCACGCCAGCGTGATCCCGGACAGCAGGACGGCCATCGCCCGCGCCTGCTTCTCCGGGGTGACGAGCGAGGTCGCCACGGACAGGGCGACGGCGAGGAAACCGGCGTTGACGACCGCGGCGACGATCCGGGTGGCGAACAGCACCGCGAAGTCGTGGGTGACCGCGCCGGCCACGTGCACGACGACGAACGCCGCGAGGAACCCCGCCAGCGCCCGGCGGCGCGGCCACCGCGCGCTCCAGGCGGCCATCAGCGGGGCGCCGGCGACCATCCCGGCCGCGTACGCCGACGTCAGGCTCGCGGCGGCGGCCACCGGCACGGACAGATCACGGGCGATGCCGGGCACGAGCCCGGACAGCATGAACTCGGAAGTCCCCTGGGCGAAGACGGCGAGACCCAGGACATGGAGGAACACAGGCAAGGAGTCGACTCCGGCGTGAGATGCGGGCAGGGGCATCCGCGCGCTGGAGGGGGAAGAACCGACCGGGGCACGCGGAGCGCGTGTCCGGCCGCCGAAGGCGGGGGCGGCTCGGGGAGCCGTACGAGGATCAGCCTGCGGCCCGCCGCCGGGCGACCGGCGGCTCCGCTCTGTCGGACTCGGGGTTCGTCACGCGGGGCACGCTAGCGCCGGCCTCGCGGTCCAGCAACCGAATTGACGCCGTCATGGCGCGGGCCTGGCGGGCGCGGGCGGCCCGGCACGGTCCGGGGCCCCGGAGGCCGGCGGGCGGGGAGTGCAGGCGCGGCGAGGCCGCGGAACAGGAAGGCGGACGTCGGCGCGTCACCGCGCCGGGCCGGGCAGGCGGCGGACGCCGCGGGCGGCCCCACGGTGTGCGCGAGTGCCGTGCCCGGCTGCCGCCCCGGGGGTGCTCCGACGCCGTCCGACGCGCCGCGGGGAACGCGCGCAGGACGCCGTGTCCAGGTTCGGGTGCGCGGGTGGCGGCCGACGACGAAACCGTGACGATCCACGTGACCCCGCGCGGTGGGACGGGTCGGGCGATCACCGTGACCGGGGCCGGGGCGACGGCGCCCTGCGGCGATCCGCTCACCTCACGGGGACGCCGGCCGCCGGGGGGCCGTGTCCCCCGGGGCCGGGATACGCCGGAAGGGCCGCTGCCCCCGAGCGGCTGCGGCCCTTCCACGGTGTCGAGCGAGGGTCAGAGGACGCGCACCGCTCCCGACGCCGGGTAGCCGGAGAGGTCCTGGATGACGACGCCCTTGGAGGGGTTCGCGGCGTCCAGGTACTGGCCGCCCCCGATGTACACGCCCACGTGGTACGCGGAGCCCTTGCCGCCCCAGTACAGGATGTCGCCGGGCTGGATGCTGGACAGGGAGACCTCGGTGCCCATCATCGACTGGTCCTGCGACACGCGCGGCAGGTCCACACCGACCTCACGGAACGCGGCCTGGACGAGGCTGGAGCAGTCCCAGGCGTTGGGGCCGGTGGCGCCCATGACGTAGGCGTCGCCCAGCTGGGCCTTGAGGAAGGCGATGACCGTCGCGACGCTGCCGCCGGCGGGCGCGGAGACGGACGGGGCGGAGACGTCGGCGGAGGGCGCGGAGACGTCGGCGGACGCGGCGAGCGTGACCCGCTCGGCGTCGCGTGCGGCGCGCTCCGCGGCGGCCTTGCGCGCGGCCTCCTCGGCCTTCTTCTTGGCCTCGGCCTTCTTCTTCGCCACGGCGAGGTCGGCCTTGGCCTCCTTGGCGGCCTGGGCGGCGGCCGCGTCACGCTCGGCCTGCAGCTCGTAGTTCGCGGCGGCCAGCTCGGTGGCGTCCGCGGACTCGGCGACCTGGGCGGCCAGGTCGGCCGTCAGGGTGGGCAGTTCGAGCGTCTGGGTCACCGGTTCGGCGGCGTTCGCCGGACCCGACGCACCGGCGACTGCCACGGTGCTGAGGATGCCACCGGCAACTCCGGCCCGCATCGCGATCTTCGACGCGCTGCGGCGGGGCTTCCGGTGGCTGCGTATGTGAGCGGTGTGGGACATGGGAACAACCGGTATCAGGGCATCCTCCATACCTTCAAGAAACGTGGGCTGCGCCACAGTTGTTCAATCCGGCCCCCGAAACGCCGCCACCGGCCTCCTTATTGACGCCGTAACGGACATAGCGGACCCACCCCCTCAAGCCTGTGATCATGGGCTTTCGTCGTTACGCCCGAATTGCCCGCCGCCTACCACCGGTTGGGATGGTTGGCCAAGCCCGGTTCTCGGGGCCCTCTCGCGAATGTGGCGGAGGTCACGGAACGGTCGCGGCGGCGGGTGCGTCTGGCGCGCGTCCCGGCGGCCGGAGAGTTCGTGAACGCGCGCACACGTCCACACCGGCCCCCGAACCTCCTTCCGAGGTGTGAACGGCGGCCGTTATCAAGAGATCGACTTCGGCGCCAATTTGCATGCGCGAGAACTCTCTTGATATGGAGACGCCCCCTTCGACCTGCGGCGACGAGCGGAAATGTCACCAGTAGTGATCACTCAGACGCTTCGCGTACGAAGATCACCGCTCATACGACTTCATGATCCTTCGTCAGGTGGTGGAGATCACAAAGCTTGTGCAATACCCCGTGTCGCAGATCACAGAGCGGCAGGCATAAGATGCGAGGCAGTTGGGCTTGTGACCTGCTTCACATGTTCTCGATCTTCGCCGTCACCAACGGGGTTGAGGAGGCCGGTGGGGCGGGTGGGGCCCGATGCAAAACCGCCAGCAGTCAGTGCCGACTGAGAGGAGCGAGGAGCGGTGAACGCGTATGCGCCCATCCTCGTACTGGGAGCCCTCGGGGCAGGCTTTGCGATCTTCTCCGTGGTCATGGCCACGCTGATCGGTCCGAAGCGGTACAACCGCGCCAAGCTCGAAGCCTACGAGTGCGGTATCGAGCCGACCCCCACGCCGGCCGGCGGCGGGCGCTTCCCCATCAAGTACTACCTGACGGCGATGCTCTTCATCGTCTTCGACATCGAGATCGTCTTCCTCTACCCCTGGGCCGTCACCTTCGACGCCCTGGGGGTCTTCGGGCTCGTGGAGATGCTGCTCTTCGTGCTCACCGTCTTCGTCGCCTACGCCTACGTGTGGCGGCGCGGCGGCCTGGAATGGGACTGAGGGGCCTTACGTCATGGGACTCGAAGAAAAGCTGCCGAGCGGCTTCCTGCTGACCACCGTCGAGCAGGCCGCCGGGTGGGTGCGCAAGGCGTCGGTCTTCCCCGCCACCTTCGGCCTCGCCTGCTGTGCCATCGAGATGATGACCACCGGTGCCGGGCGCTACGACCTGGCGCGCTTCGGCATGGAGGTCTTCCGCGGCTCCCCGCGCCAGGCCGACCTCATGATCGTCGCCGGGCGGGTCAGCCAGAAGATGGCCCCGGTGCTGCGGCAGGTCTACGACCAGATGCCCAACCCCAAATGGGTGATCTCCATGGGCGTGTGCGCCTCCTCCGGCGGCATGTTCAACAACTACGCCATCGTCCAGGGCGTCGACCACATCGTCCCCGTCGACATCTACCTCCCCGGCTGCCCGCCGCGGCCCGAGATGCTGATGGACGCCATCCTCAAGCTCCACCAGAAGATCCAGGGCTCCAAGCTCGGCGTGAACGCCGAGGAGGCGGCCCGGGAGGCGGAGGAAGCGGCGCTCAAGGCCCTGCCGACGATCGAGATGAAGGGGCTGCTGCGGTGAGCGACGCCAACGGCACCCACGGTGCGCACGGGCCGGACCGGCCCAACCCCGAGCAGGACCTCAGCGCCTCCAACCTCCCCGGCCGGCGCGGCCAGGGCGGCGAGGAGATCCGCGTCCAGCGCGGCATGTTCGGCGCGAACAACGGCGGCGACACCTCCGGGTACGGCGGCCTGGTCCGCTCCGTCCGGCTCCCCGGACCGGCGAGCCGCCCCTACGGCGGATGGTTCGACGAGGTCGCCGACGAACTGGAGGGCGCCCTGGAGGAGCAGGGCCTGCTCCCGGAGAACGCCATCGAGAAGACGGTCGTCGACCGCGACGAGCTGACCTTCCACATCGAGCGCGAGCACCTGGTCCGCGTCGCCCGCACCCTGCGCGACGACCCGGCCCTGCGCTTCGAGCTGTGCACCGGCGTCAGCGGCGTCCACTACCCGAACGACAAGGGCCGCGAGCTGCACGCCGTCTACCACCTGCGCTCGATCACCCACAACCGGCTGATCCGCCTGGAGGTCAGCGCCCCGGACACCGACCCGCACGTGCCGTCCCTGGTCGACGTCTACCCGACCAACGACTGGCACGAGCGCGAGACGTACGACTTCTTCGGGATCGTCTTCGACGGTCACCCGGCCCTGACGCGGATCATGATGCCGGACGACTGGCAGGGCCACCCGCAGCGCAAGGACTACCCCCTCGGCGGCATCCCCGTCGAGTACAAGGGCGCCCAGATCCCGGCTCCGGACCAGCGGAGGTCGTACTCGTGAGCACTTCCCACGCCTCCCCCAGGGAGACCACCGAGGGCACCGTCTACACGGTCACCGGCGGCGACTGGGACGAGATCGTCCAGTCCGCGGCCAAGGCCGACGACGAGCGCATCGTCGTCAACATGGGCCCGCAGCACCCCTCCACCCACGGGGTGCTCCGCCTGATCCTGGAGATCGAGGGCGAGACGGTCACCGAGGCCCGCTGCGGCATCGGCTACCTCCACACCGGCATCGAGAAGAACCTCGAGTACCGGACCTGGACGCAGGGCACCACGTTCGTGACGCGCATGGACTACCTGACGTCCTTCTTCAACGAGACCGCCTACTGTCTCGCCGTCGAGAAGCTGCTCGGCATCGAGGACCAGATCACCGACCGCGCCACGATCATCCGGGTGCTCCTGATGGAGCTGAACCGGCTCTCCTCCCACCTGGTGTGCATCGCCACCGGCGGCATGGAACTCGGCGCCACCACCATCATGATCTACGGGTTCCGGGACCGCGAGATGATCCTGGACATCTACGAGCTGGTCACCGGCCTGCGGATGAACCACGCGTACATCCGCCCCGGCGGACTCGCCCAGGACCTGCCGCCCGGCGCGGTGGACCAGATCCGCGAGTTCGTGAAGAAGATGAAGAGGAACCTCCCGGAGTACGACAAGCTCGCCACCGGGAACCCCATCTTCAAGGCCCGCATGCAGGACATCGGCTACCTCGACCTGGCCGGCTGCATGGCCCTCGGCGCCACCGGCCCGATCCTGCGCTCCACCGGCCTGCCGCACGACCTGCGCAAGGCACAGCCCTACTGCGGCTACGAGACGTACGACTTCGACGTCCCGACCGCCGACAGCTGCGACGCCTACGGCCGCTTCCTGATCCGCCTCGAGGAGATGCGCCAGTCGCTGCGGATCATCGAGCAGTGCCTGGACCGGCTCCAGCCCGGCCCGGTCATGGTCGCCGACAAGAAGATCGCCTGGCCCGCCCAGCTCGCGCTCGGCCCGGACGGCCTGGGCAACTCCCTCGACCACATCAAGAAGATCATGGGCACCTCCATGGAGGCCCTGATCCACCACTTCAAGCTGGTCACCGAGGGCTTCCGGGTCCCGCCGGGACAGGCGTACGCGGCCGTCGAGTCGCCCAAGGGCGAACTGGGCGTGCACGCCGTCTCCGACGGCGGCACCCGCCCCTACCGGGTCCACTTCCGCGACCCGTCCTTCACCAACCTGCAGGCCATGGCGGCGATGTGCGAAGGCGGCCAGGTCGCCGACGTCATCGTCGCCGTCGCGTCCATCGACCCCGTGATGGGAGGCGTCGACCGGTGACCACCTCATCCTCGGAGCGGGCGGAGCGAGGCGTCAGCCTGGGCATGCCCGAGCTGCCCGCGCCCGACTACCCGGACGACGTTCGGGCCCGGCTCGAGCGGGACGCCCGCGAGGTCATCGCCCGCTACCCGGACTCCCGTTCCGCCCTGCTGCCGCTGCTGCACCTCGTGCAGTCGGAGGAGGGCCACGTCACCCGCACCGGCATGCGGTTCTGCGCGGAGACGCTCGGCCTGACCACCGCCGAGGTCACCGCGGTCGCCACCTTCTACACCATGTACCGGCGCAAGCCCTCCGGCGACTACCAGGTCGGCGTCTGCACCAACACGCTGTGCGCGGTGATGGGCGGCGACGCCATCTTCGAGGCGCTCCAGGAGCACCTGGGCGTCGGCAACGGCGAGACCACCGGCGACGGCAAGGTCACCCTGGAGCACATCGAGTGCAACGCGGCCTGCGACTACGCGCCGGTCGTGATGGTCAACTGGGAGTTCTTCGACAACCAGACCCCGGACAGCGCCCGGCGCCTGGTCGACGACCTCCGTGCGGGCACCCCCGTCTCGCCCACCCGCGGGGCGCCGCTGTGCACCTTCAAGGAGACCGCCCGGATCCTGGCGGGCTTCCCCGACGAGCGCGAGGGCGCCGTCGAGGCGAGCGGCAGCGCGGGCCCGGCGTCGCTGGTGGGTCTGCGCCTGGCCAGGGGAGAGACCGCACCCGCGCGCGTGGTCCACCCGCGCGAGGGCGGACCGCACGAGGAGCCGCAGGCCACGGACCACGAGCCGTCGCCCGCACAGCACCTCAGCTCGCACGACGCGCCGCAGGACACATCGGCATCCGACTCTGCCCACCCGGCAGGGCCCACCGCCGAGGAGGGGGAGTGATGACCTTGGCAGCCGAGCTGAAAGACTCCAGCCCCGAGAAGCTGCTCGCACCCGTGCTGTCGGCCTTCTGGGACGAGGACCGGTCCTGGTCCCTGGACGTCTACCGGAGGCACGAGGGGTACGAGGGGCTCCGCAAGGCGCTCGCCATGTCACCGGACGACGTGATCGCGTACGTCAAGGAGTCCGGTCTGCGCGGGCGCGGCGGCGCGGGGTTCCCGACCGGGATGAAATGGCAGTTCATCCCCCAGGGAGACGGCAAGCCGCACTACCTGGTGGTCAACGCCGACGAATCGGAGCCGGGGACCTGCAAGGACATCCCGCTCCTCTTCGCGAACCCGCACAGCCTCATCGAGGGCATCGTCATCGCCTGCTACGCCATCAGGTCGTCGCACGCCTTCATCTACCTGCGGGGCGAAGTCGTCCCCGTCCTGCGGCGGCTGCACGAGGCCGTGCGCGAGGCCTACGCGGCGGGCTACCTCGGCGAGAACATCCTGGGCAGCGGACTCGACCTGGAACTCACCGTGCACGCCGGCGCCGGCGCGTACATCTGCGGTGAGGAGACCGCGCTCCTGGACTCGCTCGAAGGCCGCCGTGGCCAGCCGCGGCTGCGTCCCCCCTTCCCCGCCGTCGCGGGCCTCTACGCGTGCCCCACTGTCGTGAACAACGTCGAGTCGATCGCGTCGGTTCCCGCCATCATGAAGAACGGCAAGGACTGGTTCAGGTCGATGGGCAGCGAGAAGTCCCCGGGCTTCACGCTCTACTCGCTCAGCGGCCACGTCGCCAGCCCCGGCCAGTACGAGGCCCCGCTCGGCATCACCCTGCGCCAGCTCCTCGACATGAGCGGCGGCATGCGGCCCGGGCACCGGCTGAAGTTCTGGACGCCGGGCGGCTCCTCCACGCCGATGTTCACCGAGGAGCACCTCGACGTCCCGCTCGACTACGAGGGCGTCGGCGCCGCCGGCTCCATGCTCGGCACCAAGGCCCTGCAGTGCTTCGACGAGACGACGTGCGTGGTGCGCGCCGTCACCCGCTGGACCGAGTTCTACGCCCACGAGTCCTGCGGCAAGTGCACCCCCTGCCGCGAGGGCACCTACTGGCTGGTGCAGCTGCTGCGGGACATCGAGGCCGGCAAGGGCGCGATGAGCGACCTCGACAAGCTGGCCGACATCGCCGACAACATCAACGGCAAGTCCTTCTGCGCCCTCGGCGACGGTGCCGCCTCGCCGATCTTCTCCTCGCTGAAGTACTTCCGCGAGGAGTACGAGCAGCACGTCACGGGCCGCGGCTGCCCCTTCGACCCGGCCAAGTCGACGGCCTGGGCCGATCACCGCACGGAGGTGAACGCATGACCGTGACCACCAGCGCTCCCTCCGGAGGAGGAGAGGCGGCGGTCCCCCCGGAGGACCTCGTGACGCTGACCATCGACGGCGTCGAGATCAGCGTGCCCAAGGGCACCCTGGTCATCCGCGCCGCCGAGCAGCTCGGCATCGAGATCCCGCGCTTCTGCGACCACCCCCTCCTCGACCCGGCCGGCGCCTGCCGCCAGTGCATCGTCGAGGTCGAGGGCCAGCGCAAGCCCATGGCGTCCTGCACGATCACGTGTACGGACGGAATGGTCGTGAAGACTCAACTGACCTCACCGGTCGCCGAGAAGGCCCAGCGCGGTGTGATGGAGCTGCTGCTCATCAACCACCCGCTGGACTGCCCCGTCTGCGACAAGGGCGGCGAGTGCCCGCTGCAGAACCAGGCGATGTCGCACGGCAACGCCGAGTCCCGCTTCGAGGGCAGGAAGCGCACCTACGAGAAGCCCGTGCCGATCTCCGCGCAGGTGCTGCTCGACCGCGAGCGGTGCGTGCTGTGCGCGCGCTGCACCCGGTTCTCCAACCAGGTCGCGGGCGACCCGATGATCGAGCTGATCGAGCGGGGCGCGCTCCAGCAGGTCGGCACCGGCGAGGGCGACCCGTTCGAGTCGTACTTCTCCGGCAACACCATCCAGATCTGCCCGGTCGGCGCGCTCACCTCGGCGGCGTACCGGTTCCGCTCCCGCCCCTTCGACCTGGTCTCCTCGCCGTCGGTGTGCGAGCACTGCTCGGGCGGCTGCGCCACCCGCACCGACCACCGGCGCGGCAAGGTCATGCGGCGGCTGGCCGCCTTCGACCCCGAGGTCAACGAGGAGTGGATCTGCGACAAGGGCCGCTTCGCGTTCCGGTACGCGCAGCAGCGGGACCGGCTGGAGACCCCGCTGGTCAGGAACGCCGAAGGAGTCCTGGAGCCCGCCTCCTGGCCACAGGCCCTGGAGGCCGCGGCGCGGGGACTGCTCGCCGCGCGCGGCCGGACCGGGGTCCTGACCGGCGGCCGGCTCACCGTCGAGGACGCCTACGCGTACAGCAAGTTCGCGCGCGTGGCGCTCGGCACCAACGACATCGACTTCCGCGCGCGCGTGCACAGCGCCGAGGAGGCCGACTTCCTCGCCGCGCGGATCGCCGGCCGCGGCCGCGACCTGGACGGCACCGGCGTCACCTACTCCGCCCTGGAGCAGGCCCCGGCGGTGCTGCTGGCCGGTTTCGAGTCCGAGGAGGAGGCGCCCGGCGTCTTCCTGCGGCTGCGCAAGGCCTGGCGCAAGCACGGGCAGCGGGTGTTCGCGCTGGCCACCCACGCCACCCGGGGCCTGACGAAGGCGGGCGGCACGCTGCTGCCGGCCGCGCCCGGCACCGAGACCGAGTGGCTGGACGCGCTCGCGAGCCAGGTCGGCCTGGAGGGCGACGGGGCCGCGGCCGCCGAGGCGCTGCGCGCCGACGGCGCGGTGATCGTCGTCGGCGAGCGGCTCGCCGCCGTCGCCGGGGGCCTCACCGCCGCCGTCCGGGCCGCCACGGCGACCGGCGCGCGGCTCGTGTGGATCCCGCGGCGGGCGGGGGAGCGCGGGGCCGTCGAGGCCGGTGCGCTGCCGTCGCTGCTGCCGGGCGGGCGCCCGGCCACCGACCCCCGCGCGCGGGAGGAGGTCGCCGCCGTCTGGGGGCTGGCCGAACTCCCGCACCGCTACGGCCGGGACACCGGCCAGATCATCGAGGCCGCCGCCGGCGGCGAGCTGCGGGCGCTGGTCGTCGCCGGGGTCGAGGTCGCGGACCTGCCGGACCCGGCACGCGCGCGTGAGGCGCTCGCCGAGGTCGGCTTCCTGGTCTCGCTCGAACTGCGGCCCAGCGAGGTCACCGCACACGCGGACGTCGTGCTGCCGGTCGCCGCGGTCGCCGAGAAGGCGGGCACCTTCCTCAACTGGGAGGGCCGGGTGCGCCTCTTCGAGGCCGCGCTCAAGCCCGACCAGATGACCCGGCGCCTCGCGCCCGCCGACGCGCGCGTGCTGCACATGCTCGCCGACGCCATGGACGTCCACCTGGGCCTGCCGGACCTGCGGACCGTGCGCGCGGAGCTGGACCGGCTCGGCGCCTGGGACGGCCCGCGCGCCACCGGGCCGCTGGAGACGGCGGCCCCGCTGCCCCGCCCCGCCGCCGGGGAGGCGGTGCTCGCCGGACACCGGCTGCTGCTCGACCAGGGCGTCCTCCAGGAGGGCGACGAGGCCCTGGCCGGCACCCGGCACGCCGCGCACGCGCGCCTGTCGGCCGCGACGGCCGCCGAGGCCGGCGTCAAGGAGGGCGACGCGCTCGCGGTGACCGGTCCCGCCGGAACCGTCGCACTGCCGCTGGAGATCACCGAGATGCCCGACCGCGTGGTGTGGCTGCCGCTGAACTCCACCGGTGGCGGCGTCGCCTCCGAGACCGGGGCGCTGCCCGGCTCCCTCGTCCGCATCGGCCCGGCCACGCTCACGGCCGAGGCCCCCAAGGAGGTGGAGGCATGAGCCCGTACCTCGCCGCTGAAGACCTCTCGATGTTCGGCCACGACCCGTGGTGGCTGGTCGTGATCAAGGCGGTGTTCTGCTTCGCCTTCCTGATGGTGACCGTGCTGTTCTCCATCGTCTGGGAGCGCAAGGTCGTCGCCTGGATGCAGCTGCGCATCGGCCCCAACCGGCACGGCCCGTGGGGCATGCTCCAGTCGCTCGCCGACGGCATCAAGCTGATGCTGAAGGAAGACGTCGTCGTCAAGCGCGCGGACAAGGTGGTCTACGTCCTCGCCCCGATCGTCGCGGCCATCCCGGCGTTCATGGCGATCGCGGTGATCCCCTTCGGCCCGGCCGGCAACGAGATCTCGATCTTCGGCCAGCGCACCACGATGCAGCTCACCGACCTGCCGATCGCGATGCTGTACATCCTCGCGGTCGCCTCGGTCGGCATCTACGGCATCGTGCTGGCGGGCTGGAGCTCC
Above is a genomic segment from Streptomyces glaucescens containing:
- a CDS encoding NADH-quinone oxidoreductase subunit D is translated as MSTSHASPRETTEGTVYTVTGGDWDEIVQSAAKADDERIVVNMGPQHPSTHGVLRLILEIEGETVTEARCGIGYLHTGIEKNLEYRTWTQGTTFVTRMDYLTSFFNETAYCLAVEKLLGIEDQITDRATIIRVLLMELNRLSSHLVCIATGGMELGATTIMIYGFRDREMILDIYELVTGLRMNHAYIRPGGLAQDLPPGAVDQIREFVKKMKRNLPEYDKLATGNPIFKARMQDIGYLDLAGCMALGATGPILRSTGLPHDLRKAQPYCGYETYDFDVPTADSCDAYGRFLIRLEEMRQSLRIIEQCLDRLQPGPVMVADKKIAWPAQLALGPDGLGNSLDHIKKIMGTSMEALIHHFKLVTEGFRVPPGQAYAAVESPKGELGVHAVSDGGTRPYRVHFRDPSFTNLQAMAAMCEGGQVADVIVAVASIDPVMGGVDR
- the nuoE gene encoding NADH-quinone oxidoreductase subunit NuoE — its product is MTTSSSERAERGVSLGMPELPAPDYPDDVRARLERDAREVIARYPDSRSALLPLLHLVQSEEGHVTRTGMRFCAETLGLTTAEVTAVATFYTMYRRKPSGDYQVGVCTNTLCAVMGGDAIFEALQEHLGVGNGETTGDGKVTLEHIECNAACDYAPVVMVNWEFFDNQTPDSARRLVDDLRAGTPVSPTRGAPLCTFKETARILAGFPDEREGAVEASGSAGPASLVGLRLARGETAPARVVHPREGGPHEEPQATDHEPSPAQHLSSHDAPQDTSASDSAHPAGPTAEEGE
- the nuoF gene encoding NADH-quinone oxidoreductase subunit NuoF, which produces MMTLAAELKDSSPEKLLAPVLSAFWDEDRSWSLDVYRRHEGYEGLRKALAMSPDDVIAYVKESGLRGRGGAGFPTGMKWQFIPQGDGKPHYLVVNADESEPGTCKDIPLLFANPHSLIEGIVIACYAIRSSHAFIYLRGEVVPVLRRLHEAVREAYAAGYLGENILGSGLDLELTVHAGAGAYICGEETALLDSLEGRRGQPRLRPPFPAVAGLYACPTVVNNVESIASVPAIMKNGKDWFRSMGSEKSPGFTLYSLSGHVASPGQYEAPLGITLRQLLDMSGGMRPGHRLKFWTPGGSSTPMFTEEHLDVPLDYEGVGAAGSMLGTKALQCFDETTCVVRAVTRWTEFYAHESCGKCTPCREGTYWLVQLLRDIEAGKGAMSDLDKLADIADNINGKSFCALGDGAASPIFSSLKYFREEYEQHVTGRGCPFDPAKSTAWADHRTEVNA
- a CDS encoding NADH-quinone oxidoreductase subunit G → MTVTTSAPSGGGEAAVPPEDLVTLTIDGVEISVPKGTLVIRAAEQLGIEIPRFCDHPLLDPAGACRQCIVEVEGQRKPMASCTITCTDGMVVKTQLTSPVAEKAQRGVMELLLINHPLDCPVCDKGGECPLQNQAMSHGNAESRFEGRKRTYEKPVPISAQVLLDRERCVLCARCTRFSNQVAGDPMIELIERGALQQVGTGEGDPFESYFSGNTIQICPVGALTSAAYRFRSRPFDLVSSPSVCEHCSGGCATRTDHRRGKVMRRLAAFDPEVNEEWICDKGRFAFRYAQQRDRLETPLVRNAEGVLEPASWPQALEAAARGLLAARGRTGVLTGGRLTVEDAYAYSKFARVALGTNDIDFRARVHSAEEADFLAARIAGRGRDLDGTGVTYSALEQAPAVLLAGFESEEEAPGVFLRLRKAWRKHGQRVFALATHATRGLTKAGGTLLPAAPGTETEWLDALASQVGLEGDGAAAAEALRADGAVIVVGERLAAVAGGLTAAVRAATATGARLVWIPRRAGERGAVEAGALPSLLPGGRPATDPRAREEVAAVWGLAELPHRYGRDTGQIIEAAAGGELRALVVAGVEVADLPDPARAREALAEVGFLVSLELRPSEVTAHADVVLPVAAVAEKAGTFLNWEGRVRLFEAALKPDQMTRRLAPADARVLHMLADAMDVHLGLPDLRTVRAELDRLGAWDGPRATGPLETAAPLPRPAAGEAVLAGHRLLLDQGVLQEGDEALAGTRHAAHARLSAATAAEAGVKEGDALAVTGPAGTVALPLEITEMPDRVVWLPLNSTGGGVASETGALPGSLVRIGPATLTAEAPKEVEA